The following coding sequences are from one Kushneria phosphatilytica window:
- the rhtB gene encoding homoserine/homoserine lactone efflux protein, giving the protein MSPELFWAFLAATLLISITPGAGAINTMSNGLRYGLKRTLPAILGLQVGLGLQLLVVGVGLGTLLASSELAFALIKWIGVAYLIYLGVAKWRERAVSPDEGEIAGPDEPAFRRFATSVLVNVTNPKATIFLIALLPQFLDPSLPRPLQFTVMGVTMIGVDILVMCGFAGLATVIAGWLRSPRQQRLLNRIFGGLFIFVAGLLASYRT; this is encoded by the coding sequence ATGTCACCGGAACTCTTCTGGGCCTTTCTGGCCGCCACGCTGCTGATCAGCATTACCCCCGGCGCAGGGGCGATCAATACCATGTCCAATGGCCTGCGCTACGGCCTGAAGCGGACGCTGCCAGCCATTCTCGGTCTGCAGGTCGGGCTGGGGCTTCAACTGCTGGTAGTGGGCGTGGGGCTGGGCACGCTGCTGGCCTCCTCGGAGCTGGCGTTTGCGCTGATCAAATGGATCGGGGTGGCCTATCTGATCTATCTGGGGGTGGCCAAATGGCGCGAGCGGGCGGTGTCGCCTGATGAGGGTGAAATTGCAGGGCCTGACGAGCCGGCCTTCAGGCGCTTTGCCACCAGCGTGCTGGTCAATGTGACCAATCCCAAGGCGACCATCTTTCTGATCGCCCTGCTGCCACAGTTTCTCGACCCGAGCCTGCCACGCCCCCTGCAGTTTACCGTGATGGGCGTGACCATGATTGGCGTCGATATCCTGGTCATGTGCGGCTTTGCCGGGCTGGCCACCGTGATTGCCGGCTGGCTGCGCTCGCCACGCCAGCAGCGCCTGCTCAATCGTATTTTCGGTGGCCTTTTCATCTTTGTTGCGGGGCTGTTGGCCAGCTATCGCACCTGA
- a CDS encoding TonB-dependent siderophore receptor, with translation MPHQYTRYRLRRHAIGQPLLCGVLLVGTLPATNTYAEEIGSQSQVVVSASSLVDITGPTEGYRVSASDAATKTATPLIETARTVDVITRAQLDDQNVQNMNDALLYTPGAFTGLAGASKRSDVVALRGFHGGDVSNTFLDGMRLQSDPGAYSAIQIDPFFLERIDVLKGPAASLYGRSMPGGLVDFTTKRPRSEQQGLLRMSYGSFDNRLLGLDLTGPVGDGDWADYRFTALGSASNTQFDVAGRERYAVMPQVELHPSEDTDLLLQAYLQHDPAGDFHGAVPYDLSVDDARFGRTVDPDFSDADPAHDVFKRDQRIFSAQLEHRISDNLTVNSQLRYINMDVELEQVYQGGFSGNGAELLRYYSGASEDLEALSTDNRLTWEIDTGALSHTLLAGVDYQWRHNDADFSSAGATPLDPFNPDYSDDSLTSEPAVYSRQAREVQQAGVYLQDQIQLGGWRLTLGGRQDYLDRDYHSKLTGATDSRSDHHFSGQASLLYRFDSGIAPYYSYSESFNPSADSSVDGVVPAPVESFQHEIGIKYQPPGTRDLYSIAFYDLTQQNVQQRASVTPVRYIGVGDIRSRGVELSARAALTERLRVIAGYSYNNIEYRDDNNSVSPAIEAGNTPVLSPKQMASLWLAYDFPRGVRGGVGTRWVDESQASADNERQTDDYTLVDAFISTDLGQFSSALRGASLRLNATNLFDREYVTGCFNTSYCYFGDERSVTATLDYRF, from the coding sequence ATGCCACATCAATACACCCGCTATCGGCTCCGCCGCCATGCCATTGGTCAGCCACTGCTCTGCGGTGTCCTGCTGGTGGGTACGCTACCGGCCACCAACACCTACGCCGAGGAGATTGGCAGCCAGTCACAGGTCGTGGTGTCCGCGTCCTCTCTGGTGGATATCACCGGCCCCACCGAGGGGTATCGGGTCTCGGCCAGCGACGCCGCAACCAAAACCGCCACGCCGCTGATCGAGACGGCACGCACAGTCGATGTGATTACCCGGGCGCAGCTTGATGATCAGAACGTGCAGAACATGAACGATGCCCTGCTCTATACCCCCGGTGCCTTTACCGGCCTGGCCGGCGCCTCCAAACGCTCCGATGTAGTCGCACTGAGGGGCTTTCACGGCGGTGATGTCTCCAACACCTTTCTCGACGGCATGCGGCTGCAGAGCGACCCGGGCGCCTATTCGGCGATCCAGATCGACCCCTTCTTCCTGGAGCGCATTGATGTTCTCAAGGGCCCGGCCGCCAGCCTCTACGGGCGCAGCATGCCGGGCGGGTTGGTCGATTTCACTACCAAACGACCCCGCAGCGAGCAGCAGGGATTGCTGCGGATGAGCTACGGCAGCTTCGACAACCGCTTGCTCGGGCTCGATCTTACCGGCCCGGTGGGCGATGGTGACTGGGCCGATTATCGCTTCACTGCCCTGGGCAGCGCGTCCAACACCCAGTTCGATGTCGCCGGGCGTGAGCGCTATGCCGTCATGCCGCAGGTTGAGCTGCATCCCTCGGAGGATACCGATCTGCTGCTGCAGGCCTACCTGCAGCACGATCCGGCCGGTGACTTCCACGGTGCAGTCCCCTATGACCTGAGCGTTGATGACGCGCGCTTCGGACGTACCGTTGATCCCGACTTCTCCGATGCCGACCCCGCTCATGACGTGTTCAAGCGTGATCAGCGCATTTTCTCCGCGCAGCTCGAGCATCGCATCAGCGACAACCTGACCGTCAACTCGCAGCTGCGCTACATCAACATGGATGTAGAGCTCGAACAGGTCTATCAGGGCGGTTTCAGCGGCAATGGTGCCGAGCTTTTGCGCTACTACTCCGGCGCCAGCGAAGACCTCGAAGCGCTCTCCACCGATAACCGGCTGACCTGGGAGATCGACACCGGCGCGCTGTCCCACACGCTGCTGGCCGGAGTGGACTATCAGTGGCGCCACAACGATGCCGATTTCTCGAGTGCCGGCGCCACCCCGCTGGACCCTTTCAACCCTGATTACTCGGACGACTCGCTGACCAGCGAACCAGCCGTTTACAGCCGTCAGGCGCGGGAGGTGCAGCAGGCTGGTGTCTATCTCCAGGATCAGATTCAACTGGGCGGCTGGCGACTGACACTGGGTGGGCGTCAGGATTATCTTGATCGCGACTACCACTCGAAACTGACCGGGGCTACGGACAGCCGCAGCGATCATCACTTTTCCGGCCAGGCCTCGTTGCTCTATCGTTTCGACTCCGGTATCGCGCCCTATTACAGCTACAGTGAATCCTTCAATCCGAGTGCCGATTCCAGCGTTGACGGCGTGGTACCCGCCCCGGTAGAGAGCTTCCAGCATGAGATCGGCATCAAGTATCAACCGCCGGGCACCCGGGATCTCTATTCGATTGCCTTTTACGACCTGACCCAACAGAACGTCCAGCAGCGCGCCAGCGTGACGCCGGTGCGCTACATCGGGGTCGGCGATATTCGCTCACGGGGCGTTGAGCTTTCCGCGCGGGCCGCTCTCACCGAGCGACTCCGGGTGATCGCCGGCTACAGCTACAACAACATCGAGTACCGGGATGACAACAACAGCGTCAGCCCTGCCATCGAAGCGGGCAATACGCCGGTGCTGTCGCCGAAACAGATGGCTTCGCTGTGGCTGGCCTATGACTTTCCGCGCGGCGTGCGTGGCGGCGTGGGAACGCGCTGGGTGGATGAAAGCCAGGCGAGTGCCGACAACGAACGGCAG
- a CDS encoding GntP family permease, with product MQGAQDAAASGMSTLGLLAVAAVAIAVLLLLIIRVRLHPFFSLVIVSIATALATGIGVSDLMPTLLSGFGSTLGNVALLIGFGAVLGRIVAVSGGARVLADTLIRLFGRERAPLGLSIACLLFGFPIFLDAAFVVMLPIIYSIARELKGSLLLYGLPAAGAFLVMHALMPPHPGPVAAAVFLHADVGQVLLVALVVAIPTWYVMGYRLSVSRAEHTPFQPVPDMMGDSQADETGELPPFGIVLLVLLLPLGLIFMNTGISTLISSGVLPEGNTLLNTLLLIGETPIALLISTCVAMWLLVLRRQREKAMDAINDIVEQAVAPVCSIILITGAGGMFGGVLKASGIGEALAGSLQSMGMPLIVAGYVIAAVIRVAQGSATVAGTTAASIMAPAVLAAPELAGFPAACITVAIVAGAIGYSHVNDSGFWLVGRFLGVSTQTMLKTWTVVSTGISLMAFGLVWVIFTLLT from the coding sequence ATGCAAGGGGCTCAGGACGCGGCCGCTTCCGGGATGTCGACGCTCGGCCTGCTGGCCGTTGCAGCCGTTGCCATCGCGGTATTGCTGCTGCTGATTATTCGGGTGCGGCTACATCCCTTCTTTTCGCTGGTCATTGTCAGTATTGCGACGGCACTGGCCACCGGCATTGGTGTCTCTGACCTGATGCCGACCCTGCTCTCCGGTTTCGGCAGCACCCTGGGCAATGTGGCCCTGCTGATCGGCTTTGGCGCCGTACTCGGGCGTATCGTGGCGGTTTCCGGCGGCGCTCGGGTGCTGGCCGATACCCTGATCCGACTGTTCGGGCGGGAGCGTGCGCCGCTGGGTCTGTCGATCGCCTGCCTGCTGTTCGGTTTCCCGATCTTTCTCGATGCCGCCTTCGTGGTGATGTTGCCGATCATCTATTCGATCGCCCGCGAGCTGAAAGGCTCGCTGCTGCTCTACGGCCTGCCGGCGGCGGGAGCCTTTCTGGTCATGCATGCGCTGATGCCGCCGCATCCCGGCCCGGTAGCAGCGGCGGTGTTCCTGCATGCCGATGTGGGTCAGGTATTGCTGGTGGCACTGGTAGTTGCCATCCCGACCTGGTATGTCATGGGCTATCGGCTGTCGGTTTCCCGCGCCGAGCATACGCCTTTCCAGCCGGTGCCTGACATGATGGGCGACAGTCAGGCCGACGAGACGGGCGAGCTGCCTCCCTTCGGCATTGTCCTGCTGGTGTTGCTGTTGCCGCTGGGCCTGATCTTCATGAATACCGGGATCTCGACGCTGATCTCCAGCGGCGTCCTGCCCGAGGGCAATACCCTGCTGAACACCCTGTTGCTGATTGGTGAAACACCGATTGCGCTGCTGATCAGCACCTGTGTAGCCATGTGGCTGCTGGTGCTGCGACGTCAGCGTGAAAAGGCCATGGATGCCATTAACGACATTGTCGAACAGGCCGTGGCACCGGTTTGCAGCATTATCCTGATTACAGGGGCCGGCGGCATGTTCGGTGGGGTGCTCAAGGCCAGTGGCATCGGTGAAGCACTGGCTGGCAGCCTGCAGTCGATGGGCATGCCGCTGATCGTGGCCGGCTATGTGATTGCCGCCGTGATCCGTGTCGCTCAGGGGTCGGCCACCGTGGCCGGTACCACGGCTGCCAGCATCATGGCACCGGCGGTGCTGGCGGCGCCCGAGCTCGCCGGCTTCCCGGCCGCCTGCATTACGGTGGCGATCGTGGCGGGTGCCATTGGTTACTCGCACGTCAACGACTCCGGCTTCTGGCTGGTGGGGCGCTTCCTGGGCGTCAGTACCCAGACCATGCTCAAGACCTGGACAGTGGTCTCAACCGGCATTTCGCTGATGGCGTTTGGACTGGTCTGGGTGATCTTCACGCTGCTCACCTGA
- a CDS encoding LysR family transcriptional regulator, producing MGTLAKDWFSRVRLKLRHLELFIALDEQRNLHRAAAQLGISQPAASKLLGELEERLGTALFERHSRGLTPNWYGELMVRRARSVLDELGQAGEEFNALQTGHTGLVRVGTVMAAAVSLLTRAVERLHSERPGLHVSINVDVSHQLIQGLLDGDYDFVLSRIPAGFSGEHFVFEEIGEEEICFVCSVRHPLAQASAPNLKALSQWPWALQPRGSLMRQRVEELMHRERLELPCWVVDTPDPMVSLALVDNSEFITVATRDVIERLFDPARFHILPYPRRLGIQPYGLVSLRHQRLSPGTGALMSTLRKLMREASVS from the coding sequence ATGGGGACTCTGGCGAAAGACTGGTTCTCCCGGGTTCGACTAAAGTTGCGCCACCTCGAGCTTTTCATTGCCCTTGATGAGCAACGCAACCTGCATCGCGCCGCGGCCCAGCTGGGTATCAGCCAACCGGCGGCTTCCAAACTGCTGGGTGAGCTGGAGGAGCGACTGGGAACGGCACTCTTCGAGCGTCACAGCCGTGGGCTGACCCCCAACTGGTATGGCGAACTGATGGTGCGTCGCGCTCGTTCGGTGCTGGATGAACTCGGTCAGGCGGGCGAGGAGTTCAACGCCCTGCAGACCGGGCATACCGGACTGGTGCGCGTAGGAACGGTCATGGCAGCAGCCGTCTCGCTGCTGACTCGAGCTGTCGAAAGACTGCACAGCGAGCGCCCGGGACTGCATGTCAGCATCAACGTCGATGTGAGCCATCAGCTGATCCAGGGACTGCTCGATGGCGACTACGATTTCGTGCTCTCGCGCATCCCGGCCGGTTTTTCCGGCGAGCACTTCGTGTTCGAGGAGATCGGTGAGGAGGAAATCTGCTTCGTCTGCAGTGTCCGACATCCGCTGGCCCAGGCCTCGGCCCCGAATCTGAAGGCTTTGAGCCAGTGGCCCTGGGCACTGCAACCCCGCGGTAGCCTGATGCGTCAGCGTGTCGAGGAACTGATGCATCGGGAGCGACTCGAGCTGCCCTGCTGGGTGGTGGACACACCGGATCCGATGGTCTCGCTGGCGCTGGTCGACAATTCGGAGTTCATCACCGTCGCTACCCGGGACGTCATCGAGCGGCTTTTCGATCCGGCCCGGTTTCATATCCTGCCCTACCCCCGACGACTCGGCATTCAGCCCTATGGCCTGGTCAGCCTTCGCCACCAGCGCCTCTCGCCGGGGACCGGTGCGCTGATGTCGACCCTGCGCAAGCTGATGCGGGAAGCCTCTGTCTCCTGA
- a CDS encoding aldehyde dehydrogenase (NADP(+)) — MALEGTQLIGQQAIRGSQSPIAAVNPATGKTLEPSWPGGTREDVDKACRLAWEAFDRYRETGLEERARFLETCADEIEAIGDELIERAVAESGLAEGRITGERGRTCNQLRLFARVVRDGEWLDVRVDPALPDRSPMPRADHRQRHVALGPVAVFGASNFPLAFSVAGGDTASALAAGCPVVAKAHPAHPGTSELVGRAIQRAVGKCGLPEGVFSLLYDSGFEVGQALVSDARIKAVGFTGSRKGGHALWQIAQQRDEPIPFYAEMSSINPVFALPKALEGQGEDLGRAFINSLNLGAGQFCTNPGLLIAEKGPALDRFVQTAAEALRDTSAQTMLTPGIHEAYGQSMSRLAGNSKVREIARGPQGSGPHTCQPALFQTTAQDFLADRSLQEEVFGATSLVIECNDTTEMQQVAEQLEGQLTASLQMEEADYDQARRLLPILERKAGRILANGWPTGVEVCDAMVHGGPYPSTSDSRTTSVGTAAIYRFLRPVCYQNIPDALQPEATREANPLGLNRLVDGKREG; from the coding sequence ATGGCACTGGAAGGTACCCAACTCATTGGCCAGCAGGCCATTCGTGGCAGCCAGTCACCCATCGCGGCGGTCAATCCGGCCACCGGGAAGACCCTTGAGCCGAGCTGGCCGGGCGGCACTCGGGAAGATGTCGACAAGGCCTGCCGGCTCGCTTGGGAGGCATTTGACCGCTACCGCGAGACCGGTCTCGAGGAGCGCGCCCGCTTTCTGGAAACCTGTGCCGATGAGATCGAGGCGATCGGTGACGAACTGATCGAGCGCGCCGTGGCCGAATCCGGCCTGGCCGAAGGCCGTATCACCGGGGAACGGGGTCGTACCTGCAATCAGCTGCGTCTGTTTGCCCGTGTGGTGCGCGATGGTGAGTGGCTCGATGTCCGGGTCGATCCGGCCCTGCCCGATCGCTCACCGATGCCGCGTGCTGATCACCGACAGCGTCATGTCGCGCTGGGCCCGGTTGCGGTATTTGGCGCCAGCAACTTCCCGCTGGCCTTCTCGGTCGCCGGGGGGGATACCGCTTCGGCACTGGCCGCCGGTTGCCCGGTGGTGGCCAAGGCGCACCCTGCTCATCCCGGCACCTCGGAGCTGGTAGGTCGCGCCATTCAGCGGGCTGTCGGCAAGTGCGGCCTGCCCGAAGGGGTCTTTTCACTGCTGTATGACTCGGGCTTCGAAGTCGGCCAGGCGCTGGTCTCCGATGCCAGGATCAAGGCAGTCGGCTTCACCGGTTCGCGCAAGGGGGGCCATGCCCTGTGGCAGATCGCCCAACAGCGTGATGAACCGATTCCGTTCTACGCTGAAATGAGCAGCATCAATCCGGTGTTTGCCCTGCCGAAGGCGCTGGAAGGCCAGGGCGAAGATCTGGGCCGTGCCTTCATCAACTCGCTCAATCTTGGCGCTGGCCAGTTCTGCACCAACCCCGGGCTGCTGATCGCCGAGAAAGGGCCGGCACTGGATCGTTTCGTGCAGACTGCGGCCGAGGCGCTCAGGGACACCAGCGCACAGACCATGCTGACCCCGGGCATTCATGAAGCTTATGGCCAGAGCATGTCGCGGCTGGCCGGCAACAGCAAGGTGCGCGAAATTGCTCGTGGCCCGCAGGGGAGTGGTCCGCACACCTGTCAGCCGGCGCTGTTTCAGACCACGGCACAGGATTTTCTGGCTGATCGCAGCCTGCAGGAAGAGGTGTTCGGGGCGACCTCGTTGGTCATCGAGTGTAACGACACCACCGAAATGCAGCAGGTGGCCGAGCAGCTCGAGGGCCAGCTGACCGCCAGCCTGCAGATGGAAGAGGCCGATTACGACCAGGCGCGTCGGTTGCTGCCGATTCTCGAGCGCAAGGCAGGTCGTATTCTTGCCAATGGCTGGCCGACCGGGGTCGAGGTCTGCGATGCCATGGTGCATGGCGGCCCTTATCCCAGTACCTCCGACAGCCGTACCACCTCGGTGGGCACCGCAGCGATTTATCGCTTCCTGCGTCCGGTGTGCTATCAGAACATCCCCGATGCACTGCAGCCGGAAGCGACCCGTGAAGCCAACCCGCTGGGGCTCAACCGGCTGGTCGACGGCAAGCGCGAGGGCTGA
- a CDS encoding 3-hydroxyacyl-CoA dehydrogenase family protein, which produces MTRKVAIVGSGYMGGGIAQVMALAGAEVRISDVSFEVTEKNRQRLIDEARQYVADELFPADAVERIERNVTAAESIEAAVEGVDFIEEAVPEKLDIKHETLRRICAAAPKDAIIGSNTSTISIASLAEAVTESGRFLGVHFSNPSPFVPGVEIIPHAGTRSDVVESACAIVHETGKETATVSDVTGFVLNRLQYALFHEATQLLEEGVASAEDIDTLVRTTFGFRLPFFGPFAIADMAGLDVYNFCYQSLQKDFPERFATPRVLSELVEQGKLGTKSGGGFTDVPAERIPELIAYRNRAYVKLQKLLEELGPPPLS; this is translated from the coding sequence ATGACACGCAAGGTAGCTATCGTCGGCTCCGGCTACATGGGTGGCGGCATCGCTCAGGTGATGGCGCTGGCCGGTGCCGAGGTGCGCATCAGCGATGTTTCGTTCGAAGTCACCGAGAAGAACCGCCAGCGGCTGATCGACGAAGCGCGACAGTATGTGGCCGATGAGCTGTTCCCGGCAGATGCGGTCGAACGAATCGAGCGCAATGTCACCGCCGCCGAATCCATCGAAGCGGCCGTCGAGGGTGTCGATTTCATCGAGGAAGCGGTCCCCGAAAAACTCGATATCAAGCACGAGACCCTGCGCCGGATATGCGCGGCGGCGCCGAAGGATGCGATCATCGGGTCCAATACGTCCACCATCTCGATCGCTTCACTGGCCGAGGCCGTGACCGAGTCGGGTCGGTTTTTGGGCGTACACTTCTCCAATCCGTCGCCCTTTGTCCCGGGTGTGGAAATCATTCCGCATGCGGGCACCCGTTCCGATGTAGTGGAATCGGCCTGTGCCATCGTGCATGAGACCGGCAAGGAGACCGCGACCGTCAGCGACGTGACCGGCTTTGTGCTCAATCGCCTGCAGTATGCGCTGTTCCACGAGGCTACACAGTTGCTCGAGGAAGGGGTTGCCAGCGCCGAGGACATCGACACCCTGGTGCGGACGACCTTCGGCTTCCGCCTGCCGTTCTTCGGCCCCTTCGCGATTGCCGATATGGCCGGCCTGGATGTCTACAACTTCTGCTATCAGTCGCTGCAGAAGGATTTCCCCGAGCGCTTCGCCACCCCTCGGGTACTCAGTGAACTGGTTGAGCAGGGCAAGCTGGGGACCAAGAGTGGCGGTGGCTTCACCGATGTACCGGCCGAGCGCATTCCGGAACTGATCGCTTATCGCAATCGGGCCTATGTGAAGCTGCAGAAGCTGCTCGAAGAACTCGGTCCGCCGCCGCTGTCCTGA
- a CDS encoding helix-turn-helix transcriptional regulator has protein sequence MTLSTSTALGPPPVRAHTFGDLEALGEHYGIDYHFPRSGCAARSSIVLRGRVQELAPAPGLQLVTSDIEVLKRYDSCSRAPTPLSIIVMLAGEAEVGLAGKRLTLRPGMALSVRLDQHCGLTAIQGAGQRIRALTLSLDDTRLAELTGETAQTQESSMHAWRLPGVLQSALEEAVTAPLAGMAQQLQLQGLSLQLLAYSLSDTRRPTPSSSLTGERQRLERVRETLRSNPAHEHRLDTLAQLAAMSPASLRRKYHAAFGRSVFDELRHFRLSLARDYLYRGLSVQQAAHFCGYRHAGNFSTAFRRHYGISPGTLTHHS, from the coding sequence ATGACGCTTTCTACTTCTACCGCGCTCGGCCCACCACCTGTTCGGGCCCATACTTTCGGCGACCTGGAAGCGCTGGGAGAGCATTATGGTATCGATTATCACTTTCCCCGCTCGGGCTGCGCTGCACGCAGCTCAATCGTGCTGCGCGGGCGGGTACAGGAACTGGCACCCGCGCCCGGCCTGCAGCTGGTGACGTCCGATATCGAAGTACTCAAGCGCTATGACTCCTGTTCCCGAGCCCCCACGCCCCTGTCGATCATCGTCATGCTGGCAGGCGAGGCGGAAGTGGGTCTGGCTGGCAAGCGCCTCACCCTGCGCCCCGGCATGGCGCTCAGCGTCCGTCTGGATCAGCACTGCGGACTGACTGCCATTCAGGGCGCCGGCCAGCGTATTCGTGCCCTAACCCTGAGTCTTGATGACACCCGGTTGGCGGAGCTGACCGGTGAAACAGCGCAGACGCAGGAATCATCCATGCACGCATGGCGTTTGCCCGGCGTACTCCAGAGTGCACTCGAAGAGGCGGTGACCGCCCCGCTTGCGGGTATGGCACAACAGTTACAGCTGCAGGGACTGAGCCTGCAGCTGCTGGCTTACAGTCTGTCGGATACCAGGCGACCAACACCCTCATCATCGTTAACGGGCGAGCGTCAGCGTCTTGAACGGGTGCGCGAAACGCTGCGCAGCAACCCCGCCCATGAGCACCGTCTGGATACGCTGGCGCAGCTCGCGGCCATGAGTCCGGCCAGCCTGCGCCGCAAGTACCATGCCGCCTTTGGGCGCAGCGTCTTCGATGAGCTGCGCCACTTCCGACTCTCCCTGGCCCGTGACTATCTGTACAGGGGACTGAGCGTGCAGCAGGCCGCTCACTTCTGCGGCTACCGTCATGCCGGCAACTTCTCGACCGCCTTTCGTCGGCACTACGGCATTTCACCCGGTACGCTGACGCATCACAGCTGA
- a CDS encoding sugar phosphate isomerase/epimerase family protein codes for MPYSAEEWPIAAALLQFSATDSQGRHVNDADASHWHRVFTEVRDAGFRDVDLTDGWVKPGDLSAARLDEFKRTARDVGLGMPSLSAIRRSVIDTEHGEDNLAYSHRTLEAAAELGCEVVSVGLHQALTPEQQKQLWFWTVEGHKDPTGDRDTWNLAVKRLQELGRRAEELGLLMSLEMYEDTYLGTADSAVALVEDIGLPNVGLNPDIGNLIRLHRPIEPWQQMMEKTLPYANYWHVKNYSRDEDVARDQYIAMPAPLEFGLISYRKAFEIALAHGFQGVICTEHYGGDGLSVSNTNQRYLREQILPRTSDYELGQSRVRQGGKR; via the coding sequence ATGCCCTACAGTGCTGAAGAATGGCCGATCGCGGCCGCTCTGTTGCAGTTTTCCGCAACCGATTCCCAGGGGCGGCATGTCAATGATGCCGACGCTTCCCACTGGCATCGGGTATTTACCGAAGTTCGTGATGCCGGATTCCGTGATGTCGATCTGACCGATGGCTGGGTGAAACCCGGTGATCTGTCGGCAGCGCGTCTGGATGAGTTCAAGCGGACGGCGCGGGACGTCGGTCTCGGCATGCCTTCGCTGTCGGCCATCCGTCGTAGTGTGATCGATACCGAACACGGCGAGGACAACCTGGCCTACAGCCACCGCACGCTGGAAGCCGCTGCCGAACTGGGCTGCGAGGTAGTTTCCGTGGGCTTGCACCAGGCGCTGACCCCGGAGCAGCAGAAGCAGCTGTGGTTCTGGACTGTCGAAGGCCACAAGGACCCGACCGGCGATCGTGATACCTGGAATCTGGCGGTGAAGCGGCTACAGGAGCTGGGTCGGCGTGCGGAAGAGCTGGGTCTGCTGATGTCGCTGGAAATGTATGAGGACACCTATCTGGGGACTGCGGACTCTGCTGTGGCGCTGGTCGAGGATATCGGCCTGCCGAACGTGGGCCTCAATCCCGATATCGGTAATCTGATTCGCCTGCATCGCCCGATCGAGCCCTGGCAGCAGATGATGGAAAAGACCCTGCCATATGCCAATTACTGGCACGTCAAGAACTACAGCCGCGACGAGGATGTGGCGCGCGATCAGTATATCGCCATGCCGGCTCCGCTGGAGTTCGGGCTGATCAGCTATCGCAAGGCGTTTGAAATCGCGCTGGCCCATGGCTTCCAGGGCGTCATCTGCACCGAGCATTACGGGGGTGATGGCCTGAGTGTTTCGAACACCAATCAGCGCTACCTGCGTGAGCAGATTCTGCCGCGCACATCCGATTATGAACTCGGTCAGAGCCGGGTCCGTCAGGGCGGCAAGCGCTGA